From a region of the Oncorhynchus tshawytscha isolate Ot180627B linkage group LG14, Otsh_v2.0, whole genome shotgun sequence genome:
- the nufip2 gene encoding nuclear fragile X mental retardation-interacting protein 2 isoform X1: MDDRHDGRVSEGCLKHVDESRPGPPNAWVEDDQHQCEEAQTEKTGNGKINGTLVEREDTPSAPIPVAALHYSSSRQHETSNLKPKPPGKLLAIHSKGSRNSHFKNSMNCKNDTPSELKTRDSKSKSIALPNGVVLLNPGLYANGYPSKPGPDSGGSGSESGYITPKKRWAQRSAMAEESVTAGQEKAVIQAVMVPNKHEMEPHTPEAAKTAAGSLSPTFIKGVPPVAQAPVDQVGELQCRTSEEKAAACSVKKLEDRLGKAKFTSKKEDSWTLFKPPPVFPVDNSSAKTVPKISYASKVKENLNKAAVQAAGDSLPPQSQVPTRLSQVPMSAVKTITSPSFTNGPLSGEGSSCPLPAPLFTSTVCTAPMPVSPASKWEIEATLSSNGTDMSGTPSMIIRELRKASLLVYPLGTSNMQPALSSACQVDSPAAKTNPKSLVDIFQNQWGLSFINEPSGGPGVGPAFVGQPARKGQIVEITFQGGGAAALPLQVSATSTLRPDKPLFPKVYEQDRLTISQAPSSVGKSGSPLAPGPDAGLGDPDPLRGEAGSRGAIMSSSFKHPGTELPLASPAQPVSVLAKEPCHPKGCDPGSCWGAFDLKAAVIYHTKEIEYIQNLQKQDSNGVVFYDQSKDGPVQLSHD; this comes from the exons GTAATGGAAAAATAAATGGAACCCTAGTGGAGCGAGAGGACACCCCTTCTGCCCCTATTCCTGTGGCTGCCCTTCATTATTCGAGCAGCAGGCAACATGAAACTTCCAACTTGAAACCAAAACCTCCTGGGAAGCTCCTCGCCATTCACTCAAAAGGCAGTCGTAATAGCCATTTTAAGAACAGTATGAACTGCAAAAATGACACTCCTTCAGAGTTGAAAACACGTGATAGCAAGAGCAAGTCCATTGCTTTACCAAATGGCGTTGTGCTCCTCAACCCTGGTCTGTATGCTAATGGCTACCCCAGCAAGCCTGGACCAGACAGTGGTGGCAGTGGTTCTGAGAGTGGATACATCACTCCCAAGAAACGCTGGGCTCAGAGGAGTGCAATGGCTGAGGAGAGTGTGACTGCTGGGCAGGAGAAGGCTGTTATACAGGCAGTTATGGTCCCTAACAAACATGAGATGGAGCCTCACACTCCAGAGGCTGCCAAAACAGCTGcaggctctctgtctcccaccttCATCAAAGGTGTCCCACCTGTGGCACAGGCCCCTGTGGATCAGGTTGGTGAACTACAGTGTAGGACCTCTGAGGAAAAGGCTGCAGCATGCTCTGTTAAAAAGCTTGAAGACAGGCTGGGCAAAGCCAAGTTTACCTCCAAAAAAGAGGACTCATGGACCCTCTTTAAACCACCCCCTGTCTTTCCTGTGGACAATAGTAGTGCTAAGACAGTGCCCAAAATTAGTTATGCAAGTAAAGTGAAAGAGAATCTAAACAAAGCAGCAGTCCAAGCTGCAGGTGATTCCTTACCTCCCCAGTCCCAGGTGCCCACCAGACTCTCCCAAGTCCCCATGTCTGCTGTCAAAACCATCACCTCCCCTAGCTTCACCAATGGACCCCTATCTGGAGAGGGGAGTAGCTGCCCTCTCCCTGCGCCCCTTTTTACCTCTACTGTTTGCACTGCCCCAATGCCTGTCTCCCCTGCCAGCAAGTGGGAGATCGAAGCAACCTTGTCCAGCAACGGCACTGATATGTCAGGCACCCCCTCCATGATTATTAGAGAACTGAGAAAGGCCAGTCTCCTTGTTTATCCCCTGGGCACTTCAAATATGCAACCCGCCCTCTCCAGCGCTTGCCAAGTGGACTCACCTGCCGCTAAGACAAATCCCaaatctctggtggacattttcCAGAACCAGTGGGGGCTGTCATTCATCAACGAGCCCAGTGGAGGGCCTGGGGTGGGGCCGGCATTCGTGGGGCAGCCAGCCCGGAAAGGCCAGATCGTGGAGATCACCTTTCAGGGAGGTGGGGCTGCAGCTTTGcctctacaagtctctgctaccTCCACTCTGAGACCTGACAAACCCCTCTTCCCAAAGGTGTACGAGCAAGACAGACTCACTATCTCCCAAGCCCCTAGCAGTGTTGGTAAATCAGGCTCTCCCTTGGCTCCTGGCCCTGATGCTGGGCTGGGAGACCCAGACCCTCTGAGGGGTGAGGCTGGGAGTAGAGGTGCCATAATGTCCTCCTCTTTTAAGCACCCTGGTACTGAGCTGCCTCTTGCCTCCCCTGCTCAACCTGTGTCTGTCCTGGCCAAGGAGCCCTGCCACCCCAAGGGTTGCGACCCAGGATCTTGCTGGGGGGCGTTTGATCTAAAAGCTGCTGTTATTTATCACACTAAAG AAATTGAATATATTCAGAATTTACAAAAACAAG ATTCAAATGGAGTTGTGTTCTATGATCAGTCCAAGGATGGGCCTGTTCAGTTAAGTCATGACTGA
- the nufip2 gene encoding nuclear fragile X mental retardation-interacting protein 2 isoform X2 — translation MNCKNDTPSELKTRDSKSKSIALPNGVVLLNPGLYANGYPSKPGPDSGGSGSESGYITPKKRWAQRSAMAEESVTAGQEKAVIQAVMVPNKHEMEPHTPEAAKTAAGSLSPTFIKGVPPVAQAPVDQVGELQCRTSEEKAAACSVKKLEDRLGKAKFTSKKEDSWTLFKPPPVFPVDNSSAKTVPKISYASKVKENLNKAAVQAAGDSLPPQSQVPTRLSQVPMSAVKTITSPSFTNGPLSGEGSSCPLPAPLFTSTVCTAPMPVSPASKWEIEATLSSNGTDMSGTPSMIIRELRKASLLVYPLGTSNMQPALSSACQVDSPAAKTNPKSLVDIFQNQWGLSFINEPSGGPGVGPAFVGQPARKGQIVEITFQGGGAAALPLQVSATSTLRPDKPLFPKVYEQDRLTISQAPSSVGKSGSPLAPGPDAGLGDPDPLRGEAGSRGAIMSSSFKHPGTELPLASPAQPVSVLAKEPCHPKGCDPGSCWGAFDLKAAVIYHTKEIEYIQNLQKQDSNGVVFYDQSKDGPVQLSHD, via the exons ATGAACTGCAAAAATGACACTCCTTCAGAGTTGAAAACACGTGATAGCAAGAGCAAGTCCATTGCTTTACCAAATGGCGTTGTGCTCCTCAACCCTGGTCTGTATGCTAATGGCTACCCCAGCAAGCCTGGACCAGACAGTGGTGGCAGTGGTTCTGAGAGTGGATACATCACTCCCAAGAAACGCTGGGCTCAGAGGAGTGCAATGGCTGAGGAGAGTGTGACTGCTGGGCAGGAGAAGGCTGTTATACAGGCAGTTATGGTCCCTAACAAACATGAGATGGAGCCTCACACTCCAGAGGCTGCCAAAACAGCTGcaggctctctgtctcccaccttCATCAAAGGTGTCCCACCTGTGGCACAGGCCCCTGTGGATCAGGTTGGTGAACTACAGTGTAGGACCTCTGAGGAAAAGGCTGCAGCATGCTCTGTTAAAAAGCTTGAAGACAGGCTGGGCAAAGCCAAGTTTACCTCCAAAAAAGAGGACTCATGGACCCTCTTTAAACCACCCCCTGTCTTTCCTGTGGACAATAGTAGTGCTAAGACAGTGCCCAAAATTAGTTATGCAAGTAAAGTGAAAGAGAATCTAAACAAAGCAGCAGTCCAAGCTGCAGGTGATTCCTTACCTCCCCAGTCCCAGGTGCCCACCAGACTCTCCCAAGTCCCCATGTCTGCTGTCAAAACCATCACCTCCCCTAGCTTCACCAATGGACCCCTATCTGGAGAGGGGAGTAGCTGCCCTCTCCCTGCGCCCCTTTTTACCTCTACTGTTTGCACTGCCCCAATGCCTGTCTCCCCTGCCAGCAAGTGGGAGATCGAAGCAACCTTGTCCAGCAACGGCACTGATATGTCAGGCACCCCCTCCATGATTATTAGAGAACTGAGAAAGGCCAGTCTCCTTGTTTATCCCCTGGGCACTTCAAATATGCAACCCGCCCTCTCCAGCGCTTGCCAAGTGGACTCACCTGCCGCTAAGACAAATCCCaaatctctggtggacattttcCAGAACCAGTGGGGGCTGTCATTCATCAACGAGCCCAGTGGAGGGCCTGGGGTGGGGCCGGCATTCGTGGGGCAGCCAGCCCGGAAAGGCCAGATCGTGGAGATCACCTTTCAGGGAGGTGGGGCTGCAGCTTTGcctctacaagtctctgctaccTCCACTCTGAGACCTGACAAACCCCTCTTCCCAAAGGTGTACGAGCAAGACAGACTCACTATCTCCCAAGCCCCTAGCAGTGTTGGTAAATCAGGCTCTCCCTTGGCTCCTGGCCCTGATGCTGGGCTGGGAGACCCAGACCCTCTGAGGGGTGAGGCTGGGAGTAGAGGTGCCATAATGTCCTCCTCTTTTAAGCACCCTGGTACTGAGCTGCCTCTTGCCTCCCCTGCTCAACCTGTGTCTGTCCTGGCCAAGGAGCCCTGCCACCCCAAGGGTTGCGACCCAGGATCTTGCTGGGGGGCGTTTGATCTAAAAGCTGCTGTTATTTATCACACTAAAG AAATTGAATATATTCAGAATTTACAAAAACAAG ATTCAAATGGAGTTGTGTTCTATGATCAGTCCAAGGATGGGCCTGTTCAGTTAAGTCATGACTGA